A portion of the Babylonia areolata isolate BAREFJ2019XMU chromosome 16, ASM4173473v1, whole genome shotgun sequence genome contains these proteins:
- the LOC143290789 gene encoding uncharacterized protein LOC143290789 — protein MTQIAKKDKEQDMRHDNLTKVALYIKENFLDKLNDTLEHLHEKEDATEDKIDYLNGVVYDRKCEYGFLFLEGETTRKVYFKSFFKYAPEVSAAVTGFSAHLDGYGHGDYDVLSLKKMVTDVDPEYFEITSTDESKGPLVKYVSVSWMACQRFDEGVDLPHEDVSKPK, from the exons ATGACTCAGATTGCAAAGAAGGACAAAGAGCAGGACATGAGGCACGACAACCTGACGAAGGTCGCTCTGTACATCAAGGAGAACTTCCTGGACAAACTCAACGACACCCTTGAACATCTGCACGAGAAAGAGGACGCCACTGAAGATAAGATCGACTACTTGAACGGTGTTGTGTATGACCGAAAAT GCGAATACGGGTTCCTTTTCCTGGAAGGCGAAACCACGAGAAAAGTCTACTTTAAGAGCTTCTTCAAATATGCCCCTGAAGTCTCCGCCGCTGTCACCGGATTCTCTGCTCATCTGGATGGGTACGGCCATGGAGACTACGATGTGTTGTCTCTCAAGAAGATGGTCACCGATGTTGATCCAGAATATTTCGAGATCACCTCCACTGATGAATCCAAAGGGCCACTGGTCAAATACGTCAGCGTATCCTGGATGGCATGCCAGCGGTTCGATGAAGGCGTTGATTTGCCTCACGAAGACGTGTCTAAACCAAAGTAA